The following DNA comes from Euleptes europaea isolate rEulEur1 unplaced genomic scaffold, rEulEur1.hap1 scaffold_107, whole genome shotgun sequence.
cttggtggtgttccatccaaatactaaccagggctgaccctgctttgtttccaagatctgatgagagtgggTTAGCCTGGACAATCCAGATCAGGGCCCACCTCGTATACAAATGATGAAATAAATACAACTATCTGTTTCATGTTATGGGGTACACCAGAGGTACACACATGGGTTAGTAACACACTAGCCATTTAGTctagaatataaataaaatgttgtcTTAGTTTTTATAAAGAATCTAGATGATGTCAACCAACTGCACTCCAGCATTTTTTTCATTTACAACAGTGCCAGCTGCAGATGTGGACTGTTGTAAAGCCACCTCCATTTCTCACCCTAATTAATTACTTGCTATTAACTTCATGGAAGCTTAATTAGctcttgttgggggggggctttaactATTGCATTTTTCTTTGCAGAATATTCACTTTTATGATTGTAGTTGCATACTTATGTCATttcaaaaaatataaaattaGTGAACAAACACTTAGGCTGCAAAGGGGGAAAtaacaattaataaaaaatttCCACCTCACCCCAGAAAAAGAACAGATTAAATAGCCATTCAGGAATTGCCCTGGAGAATGAAAAGGAAATAATTACACCCGTAGCAGCAGAAGCAACAATTTCAATAGAGAATTTCTGGGAGAAGTGGATATTTGCTGAACAGCTTATGCTGATATTAAAATATGATagcttttaaaatgccacaagacttCTGTTTAACAGAACATATTATTATAGTAGGATCTTGATGGATATCCATAGGCATCATAGTGTTACATTAGGTGAAATGTGGAACTCTCATTTCAATTCCATTTGCAGCCAACTGGGGAACTCTTTCAGTGGCGCAAGAAGAAGGTCATAGCATAGAAGTGACCAGGATTTGCCAGCTGAATCTGTAATGCACGAAGTGGCCTTCAGTTGTCATTGAGGAAGGAGAAATAATGCTGGCTACTTTTTGTGATTCAGGGGCAGGTATCAGGtgaaaaaagaacaacaaccctTGGGGATGACAGTTGAGAGATTTAAATAAGCATTTCTAGAGATCAAAGCAAGACACAGAACAGAGAGTAAAGATTCCACTGCTTCCAGCAGTGCAAATATGACAACCTGTGCACCTTACCAAGGCTTGGTTTGCCAGTGTACAGTTTCTCAGAGAGGAAGCTGTGATCTCTGAAGCTTTGCACTGTGTTCCCCATGGCAATGATGGACACCATAACTAGCCAGCTACGGAGCACATTCAGAAATCGGCTCATCTTGCAGCGGCACCACAAAACCTGCTCACGGGAACAAAGGCAATGTCTAGAATTTGTGCTATCGTGCATCGTAATTCATGTGCATCCTCTTTCCCCTATACCTTGTCACATTTTCCTCCTAAGCCAGGAAATATAGGGCACAGCTTGCCTTTAGGGATCCCTGATTCATCCTATAGCATCCCTTAATGAAGGCGAAGGTAGAAATCCCACACGCAACGTCCACAAACGATATTGGTATAAAGAACGAGTCTTCCAAAGACCAGAAGCAATAAACCATCAGAGTCTGCAACCCTGTGCCCCAAGTGAACTTGGGAATAAGCCTCACTGGGCTTACTCCGGAATAAGGTCTGGTTACATGCCTCTGTGATCAATCAGTTCGCATTCTAAACCCATAACCTATAGCAGAAACAATTGCTTACTGCATCGCCCTAGCAAAAAAAGAAGCGCACAGATGGATTTCTCTACTGTTCGCCACTGGCATTTTCGAATTAATGCCCTTATATTTAATACCTGTTTAAATAATTACACCCTCAACACATGCTGTATCTCCCATTCAGCTGCTACACAGCAGCCACCGACTCTGTGCCTCCGGAGTGATCTCGAGCAAATCGCGCCCCGTCGCCGCCGCCACTCTCTCCCCGCAACCCCACCCAACCCTGCCTTGCCCTACCTGGTCCTCCGCCGCAACAGCAGCTCCTGAACCTCGTCCCCAGTCCGAGGAGCAGCCTCCCCGCCCCTCGCAGCTCAGTGGTCCGCTGTCAGACGCGATCTCTCTTCTGATTGGGCCTCCTCTCCATGCCTCTCCTCCGCGCCACCTGGGTGGGTAGCGGCTTGTGCCAATCAAACGCTCTGAACCTTTCCGAGGCGTTGTGACGTCAGATTCGAAGAAGGAAGGCGAGCGAGGGGGCGTTTTCGCCGCGGGTCGGGGGGTGGGGTGATTTGTTCACGGCGCCATGTTAGAAGAGGCAAAAGGCGGCAAAcggggggcgggcgggctgtGACCGCGCACGCGCGGGGGAGCGGGAGAGGCGGCGCTTGCGTGGAGGCGTctcggaggaggagggaggggcggtTGCTCGTTGGTTGTTGTAGTAACAGGAGAAGCGCCGGCGGGAGCGCCCGGGCCCCGGGGGAGATGAAGCAGCAGGTATGGCGCTCAGGGGCTAAGCAGCGCGGGCTGTGCGGAGCCTGCTTCGGAAGAGCTCCGGGCCTCGCCGGGCAGGGCGAGGGGCTTCGGCGCTCCGCCATGTGAAGCGGCTTCCTCGCgtgcttcttccctccccagggCTTGTCAAGCGCTCAGGGGGGCCTTCTCGATTGGGCCGCGGACTCTTATCAGGAGGACGCGGCCTGGCCGGGGGAGTCGAGGGTCCCAGCGGCAAAGCCCGCAGAGCTCACGTGATGTTTTCTGAGTGCACGTGCAGAGAGGAGACAGACAGGGACAGGCCGAGTTCCCTGTAACATCCCTCCTGCTCAATAAGCCATGCATGGCGAAGCGGgtcctttggggggtgggggaaagactggcagcctcctggcactgagagGCATTGCTGCTCCTTCTCCCTTCCTGTGCTTCTGAATGTCTAGCCTAAGGCTGCCTGCTGTAATTAAAACTGATTGGCTGCTACCTTTACGGAGTTTCCTTTCGGGGAGATCAGCGGCATAGCAGTGCCTTAAATTAATAGACAAATGTTTAGTTGCACGGAAGGGATTTGCTTGCGGACCGGCTGGCTCTCAGGAGGAGGGGAGCCTTCAAGCATCCAGCCGAGTGCAGAGATGGTACTGAACGGAACGTGGTTGCTTCCACATGTTGCCGGATGTTGACTTTTTGTTGTGCTATAGCAGCTGGATTTTCCTCTGTGGATAAGGCAGTCCTGCAGCAAATAATTGCTCTAGAGCAAGGACAGTGCAATATCCAATAACATGGGGATGCAGGCTATGGTTGAGCTGAATTCTTGTTTTATTGGGAATTAGGCCATCTCAGTCTTTACCATGATTTCCTGATCTTAATAAGACTTATGCCATTGCGTGTAATCTGATCTCATGCAGTAGGCTGAATATGACGAATGAGACTCACATCAACATGTGGGACAAGTCCATGTGGAAAGGTGTATTATGTAATAAATCCAATAAGGACATGCCTGACAGCCATATTGTGGCTGGATTAGACACAGAAGCCAGCATTGAGCCGTGAAATTCCTCTGTTTGCAGAAGAGGGGTTGGTGATTTCTGCCAATTATCCCCTCTTGTTGCAGGCCCCCTGCTTTGCCCACTATGCTGTTCCAAAGATCTGCTGACTCCCAGGAACATTTCAGGGGGCTCAGTGGCCTGTAGCAGGAGGGGTACATGGAAAAGTCCATGGATTGCTAGATATGTACCAGAAAAGCATCTATTGCTATCAAGTGTCTTAGAAAAGGTGCTTCTAAACACATTCGAAGTGAAGGCTTCTTCCTGTAGAGAAGATGTGCACAGGAAgaaggggcagagccctttctcTGTCTAGTCTCTCTTTGCATCCAGAATGCCCTTCCCTCAATTACTTCTCTCCTGGCTGGGGTCAAAGATTAGAAATAAGTCATACCAGGAGAAAAACATCAGGGACAAAGCAATTTGGAGTGGAGGAGGTGTAGGCAGAGGGAAGACTGGGCAGGATAAAGCTGCTACAGCCTGCTTTTTCTCTGCTTTAAATTATGCATGTGCAAATGCTGAATTTTATATCTGTTTGGTATAGCCCACATCTGTGCTGCCATTTTGACCCAGAGGTATGATGTCTGGAAATTACAGTATACAGTGTGTGCtgatttggaggaggggaggtcaTTGTTGCTCCCATTTCTGCGCAAATGTGATCGAAGATGCCACTGTTAGTCGCCGTGATTTATTCACATGTGTATCCTGCTCTTCTTGATCAGAGTgatatatttcagtttttcctAGTAAGGATCTTAAGAGAGAATGAGTTGACCATGACTACCCAGTAAGCATCGGGATTGAGAGAGGATGTGTACTTGGGTTTTTCTGCACTCAAATGCAGCAGTCTTGCTACAGTGCACAAACTGATGGATCTCTATTAGGCAGAAACACTGCAGGGTTGCTCTACGCGTCAagtttccttttctgttttgtttttggccaTAGAAAACTGCCCTGGCTAGATCTACCAATTCTGCAGGGAAGTGTTTGAGAGGCCACTGTTTCTGGGCTCTATGAAAACGTGCACAGGCAATGCAAGTTGGGATGGCTCGGGACTTGGAAGAAACGGGCTCGTCTTCAGATGAAGATGTCGTGGTGGAAGGACCAGAGTAAGTCAAAGCATATAGCTCTGTCAATGAAATAATACATCTTCCAGGATTAATTCCGGTTGCTGCTTACCTGTGGGATCTTGCAAAGTCATTTTCTTCTGTAATTGTGGATGCAGGAGGTGGGATCCAAGAGAATGTCATGACCCTCTTccgtttctgattggccatgccATTTATCTTTCACATGCTTTCTTGTGCCATTAATAGAAGCTAGGAAAGTAAAAGGGGCTCATAGATATTCCTTGGCTTATCAATCTACCTGTTTATGCTTTCTACTGACCCCTCCCCCATATCCGCTATTGTACACATACAAGAGAAGCAGAGCCTGCTCTTTCTTTTGCTGAATTTTGGAGAAGTTATACCGTAAATAGCGGGAGTCTGTTGCAGCCTCTGTACCACAGTGCAAATGAGAGTAATCCCTGCCTTTCCCTTGAACCCACTGCTTGTGCTCAAAGAACTTGAAGGAGAGATGTGGCCATCTAAGTGGGACTGATGTTTGGAGAAAATGATACTATATGAAGATATGTTACATTCTTTCAACTGCAGTGCAACTGTTAGcttaattggggggtggggggtgctggcCATTCTTGCCAGAGGTCCAGGCAGATGGATTTATGGATGCCTGAAAATGAACATTATGTCTTGTTGAGTTCTGGGACAAGCATGATTAAGTGGGATTTTAGTTTAATTAGTAGGATGTTATCTCTTCATGTGTTGTGTTTTGGAAGGTCcggttttctaaaaatatttttcagcCTTCAACCGTAGAGAAAGGATAAGCTAGAATTAAACATAAATTACTGGCTGCTGGTTCACTTTTCAGCTATGTGGTGGCAGTGTGAACTCTTGGTGTCCTTTATGGAACTGAACTGATTACACGGACCCTCTTGCCCTCTGAGTTTTCCTTTGTTCAATGCTTGGCATATCAGTGTGAGCCCTGTCACTTTTGCTAAGGGTGCAATTTTAACTCAATCAAATAAATTGTCATTGACTTAAGCAGGATGTGAATGGTCCACACAGTGCTTTCTTGTGCTTGTTCTAATGGTTGTGGTTTGTTCAGAACTATAATTTTCTTTTGTTGAGGGTAAATGTTTCCTTTAATCCCTTTAATAGTGCAGTTAAATATGCTCTGGCAGATATTATTCCCTGAAATGCTATTCTCATCAAAGTGTGACACAGATCAGCAGCACGTCAGCAGGGGCTTCCCAGAGAGATTTTTTTATGGTGCTTCAAGCAGTGTGGAACTTCCTGCAGTACGTGGATGACTGGATTATTCTCCTTGCATGGCCTGCTGTCCAGTGTGTCAGTAATTATGCCACGTAACTAAGGGTCATCCTGGGGATGAACATCTCAGTCACTTGGAAACTTGTCTGAACCTCACTGTCCTTGCTGTAAATCCTCAGGGCAGGGCTTAACCTAAAGCATCTTCCAGCAGTCTCATTTATGTAAGGCTAGACACTAAAATCCTGTCATTCTTAACCTGCTGCCTTAGGTTCCTGACTAAACAACTGGGTGGGTGGGGTCATTTTGGAAAAGATGCACAGTTCTTCATATAGACAAGGGATTTTGAGGATAGACGCATTCTGTGTATGCGGAGCAAACATAAAGGCTGGTTATTTGCACAGATTAAAAAGATTTCTGTCTGTGGAGTGTgacttcctcccctttccctctacagtaaaaaatgccccctcagacCTGTTCCTCTAGGCCAGGGGACCCCTAGGTTCAGCATGAGGGGGAAAGTCTGAGGACTGtaacaggagggggaaatcatCAACAATTGTCCCACTCTTCTGTCTGTGGAAATCTCCACTGAATCCAAGTAATAGCTGTGGTATCTGCAACGTATTACTACCGACAGTTTTTGCAAAGACAGATGGGGTTCTCATAGAAGAGTATATTCACAAAAAAACCTGCAATATTCAGTAGAGAAGGTCATAGTGCTGCTGTTAATTGGTATGCTAGTTTGTAATCTGTAGCTGATTAGATTCTTGGCTGGATTGTGCCAAGATAGGATTACACTTGTATACCTCATCCATTGCCTTCGTCAGAGCTTTAGATTTTCATTGGGCAATTTGAACTGGTATTTTGGGTTTCTGAACCCTGATATCCATATTCTTTCCTgttgagttttttttaattctcgcAGGGAAGTGTCTGCATGGAATAGATAGTTAAGCAGATTTCTTTCATAATTAGCAATttcttgtgtgtatatatacataaatgAGTCTTGTTGCTCCAGGGATCACCCGTGCATCATGTGGACAGGTGGTTACAGAAGGATCCCAATCCTGGTGTTTCATGCAGAAGCTATCCTAACAAAGGACAGCTACATCCGCTTGATTGGAGGTAAGTGCAGTCAtgggaggaagggcatcttggccatcttctggtcactgggtgtgtggggggaggtagttgtgagtttcctgcattgtgcagggggttggaccagatgaccctggtggtcccttccaactctatgattctatatctgtGCAACTATCTCACCATGAATGTACAAAGAGAAATAGCTAAAGGAGAACAATTGTTTGAAAACTTGGTTTCCTTTTTGTCTTATGAAAAATAGAGGCGCTCTCCAGGTACCAAATATAAGTCAGTGGCATAAATTCAGCCACGCAGTTCGGAAGATTTAAGGGCATTTAAGAGGGTGCATCTGTTTCCGCCAATTCTCTTTTCCCAGCACATACCTCTGCGTTGCCCCACGTTCTGTTCCTGGGGGTCTGCTGActcaggaacaaaatttcagggcgTTAAGTGGGCTGCGGTGGTGGCAGAGGAGAACAGGAAAGTTCTGCTGCAAAGATTGGATAGATGTTGGTTTGTCTTTGATTTTAATGGGATTGAATTAAACATGTCCTTATTGTTATCTGCTGCTTAAATTTAACTAGAAGTTACAGAAGCTTGTAGATTCTTGTAAGAATTATTACTGTAGCACCATCAATGTGAAAAGTACtttacaaagagaaagaaaacattatACTTCAATTATTGTTGCGCTAAGGGGCTCAACAAAAACTTTCAGAAGAAATATAGGAATTCCAAGTACTGGAGTGTACCTGTGAGTCACATATCTGAAGTGATATACAAATATACTTAAAACTGGTCCCTTTTGTGCCTTCATGGTAAATGAACTGAATTAAGGTAAATACCAGGATGATGAAATGTTGTGTAATTTAACCTCATATTGCTATGTGTTCTCACTTTTGTTGTGTAGCTATTTGCCATAACTATGTGCCCTGCCCTGCATTATTTATGAGACAATCTAAAATAAATGTTCTCTGACAGTATCTTTCcttttggagccagtgcagtagGGCAGTGCTTGGGTGCTGTGACAAACTTTTGTTGTTCTCTTCACAGAGCGCTATCGTTTGTCTTACAAGATTGTGCGAACAGACAGTCGCTTGGTTCGCAGTCTTCTGTCTGCTCATGGGTTCCGTGAGGTGTGTACATCAGATTCCTTCAGTATGAAGAGAATGAATATCTAAATACCCCTTGCACTGCTTTTAGAGCTGAGAGACAATTACAGATCAGAGTCTGGGATGTCTTTAAGCTTCAGCCATCAAACAACATTACTAAGCTGTATCCTTCTGCAAGTAATGGAATTTGACTTTTTGTCAGATATTGTGATGCTAGTGTGTGTTCCCTTCCCTGTTGCTGTTGAGTACTTATTTGAGGTACTCCAACTGAGGCTGGAAAGAAgaggcttgcctaaggccacctaatGAGTTTGTGATGGAGATTTAAACTGGACACCTCCAGATCACACCTTATTCCCTTACTTAGTCCCTATATTGCACAAACTCTTAGTGTATCATAAGGCTTGGTGGGAGTCATTGGACAACAGGAAGTGCAAGAGGCACTATATTAGACAACAATGTCTGGCAATTTGGCCTTGCAGATGTCAGATGTGACCTCATATCCACACAAGCAACACAAGACTTAATAAAGTGGCCATATCATTGGGACTCATTCACCTGCACATCATCCGATTTTCAAACCCTTAAAACCTACTGCTTGGGTGCAACTCTTAAGTATTCCTGAAAAAAAAGAGTTGCTTTATTTGGAAAGAGCCTTTTGGGTGAAACTTAGGTAGGCTATCAATAGCCTGCAGCAGAATTTGTTTGAGAAATGGGATTTCCTGAAACTGTATAAGAACATTGGTGGGAAATAGATCTTTCTGTGAGAATTAGCTCAGATTTCTTAACAGAAAGGTATAAAGTCCTCAGTTTTGCATGGTCATGAATATGTCATCTTTACATATTGTTTTGTTATCTTTTCCTCAGGTGCATCCCAGCAGCAATGAATATAACCTAATGTGGACAGGATCCCACTTGAAGCCCTATATTCTACGAACCCTTACAGATATTCAAAAAGTCAATCACTTTCCCAGGTAAGAAAGAGAGTGTACAGTGAGTATAACTGCTCTTTGGAAAGTTGGGAAGATTATGTATCTTGCAGATTCCATTAAGATGTTAAGATTGAGGTTATTATTGTGCGTTTATGCTTCATTTTGTCTCATAGATTATGTAGAAAGTTGGAACAAAtgaaatttgtttatttatattgttacTGCCCATTTCCCAAGGGCTCAGGCTTGGTTAACAACATTGCTAAGAGAAATAGATACGTAACGCAGTTGCTAAATTATTGCTTAACTGCTTGCGCCAAGGAATGTTTTTAATTACTCAGGCTTTGAGGAACCTTTAGGGGAATGGAGTTCTGAAGCTGAGGAGCCCCCACCAAGAACCCTCTCTGTATGTCCATGTCATTCAGGCTGGGCAGAAAAATACTAATCCTTGAGTGTGTCCTCAATAGAAAGAAAGTGGTCAATTAGTGAGAAATTTCGATAGCAAATAAAATTGCATGTATACTTAGGATAAGAACAGCAAAATAGCAGGCTGGCTAGATTGTAGCATTGAGCCTGTAGAAGCCCAGGTTGCTCATGCTTGCAAGCCTATGGACATTAAAGTAATGATGAATTCCTGAAAATCCTTGCAAAGATGTGTTGTCAGAAAACTATCCATGCATGGTTTCAGGTCCTATGAATTAACTCGAAAAGACAGATTGTACAAGAACATCAATCGAATGCAGCAGACCTATGGATTCAAGACGTTCCATGTCCTGCCTCAGACCTTCATCCTCCCAGCTGAATACCAAGAATTCTGTAGTAAGTGATTGACTGTGCATGATCAAGCTCAGCTGCGGAGTAAATATGGGCCAGTGGTTCCTGAGTTGTGTTCTAACTCTTGCCCCCAAGtgtatattaatttttttattttatttacgttatttatagtctgcctttctcacagggtctCAAGGCGGATAACACATGGTGAGTCAGTACAGTTGACAAAATGGGACGTTCAGTAACCAATTCATTATGGTTTtaaaagtctggaaccaccagaaagaaccaAAACATAGCATAAgtgttcacatgacacattaagtggtacagaaattatacaaataggatcctacttacaataagctaaacacagcaATATAGACCACAGTTCCTAATATTATCCAACCAtctttgtaaaaccattttgtacagtgcaaccctattacttgCACAGAAAAGTATCACCCAGTTATTGCAGTCTGAAAATTTCTGTCCCATTTTATATTTGCAGTAAAATAAAAGTATTTGCATCAACTGGCAGCTAAGCATTTGGTTTATTAATACTGCCTTGTTTTCACAGTGCAACTGAATACATTAGAAATGATTAAACATACACGTTTGCTAATCCCTAACAGAAGCTGCTAAATAATAATCCACATATTAAATTTACATGATTGAACTGTCACAATAAAAGCAGGAAAACTCATTTACTACATTGAGGGTTATAGTGTTTCAGGAAAAGGGCATTAGAAAATTCCCTTTGGGCAGAGATTTCTGTTGAACTCCTAGCTTGAACCCCTTTGACCTGTTTTATAATTGAGATCTGAATCATGCTTTAGGAAAAACTGGAAAACAGAAAGGTGTCCCATAACATGTTGTTATGTATGTTCATACCGATTAGATCCCTTGGCTGAGATCCTATGAATGTTCCATGTGCCCTAGATAGTCTGCACTTCCTTTTCTGCTGAAACTTTAGTTTGCACAATACACCATTGAAAACCAGTGATCTTTTGCACATAGATGTTTTAGCAGTAGAGAAAGCACTCTCGTTGGCAGAGGGACGTGCACATGGAACTTGTTCCTCGGATCCAAGCTCTTAGCTTTGAGCCTCTTGATAGTGTAACATTGAGAAGGAGAACATCCAAGAGGACAACTAAGAACCCCTcattaaaatggctgctttttgctCTCTGTAACCAACGTCTGAGGGTAAAAAAGGATAAAGAACAATAAAAGATACTCATACCTATTCTGACCAGTTATAGATTGAAAGAAGATACCCGCCAATGTCCAAAATTCCTTTTGTGCAGTGTAGTAACATCCAGTGTGTTAATATCTTGCTAACCTTGGCAAAGCATTTGTTCCTGtcatgtttatatattttttctttcaaaCTCAAAGATTCCTACTCAAAGGACAGAGGACCTTGGATAGTGAAGCCTGTAGCATCTTCTCGGGGTCGAGGTGTCTATTTGATAAACAGTGTAAGTATTTGAAAGTATACCAAGCATAGTTTCCCTGGAATCTTCTAGCAAGTTCGTGGtagcattttttctcctgctcaaaGATGTTCAGTTTGCTGAAACTGCGACACTTTCTGGCTATGTGTGACTTTCATGAGGCAATCAACCAGTTGGTTTGATAGTCGGTTGTTGTTTTGACCTAAGCGAAATGCAAGGAGAGAGCCTTGGCACAGCAAGTAGAATGGACCCTGCCATCTTGGCTTTCAGTACTCATGTGCAGTATGTCTGATTCTTAGTCACATCACAGTCCAAAAATGTCATAGTGTAAGTGGAGGACTTGGGGCCTCTGTGTGAATGGTGTAGAGTCAGGGATGGAAAATTTGTTCTCCTGGAGCTGTAGGAATATATCTTCAGGAAAGAATCTAGTAGAATAGGGCCTGGGGGAAAAACAATAGGAGCAAGACTGTCAGGTGACTTGCTGCCCTGTAATGGGAAGCTTGATCTCTACACTTTCTGAGCTGCTGTCATTGAGTTCCTAAAACTCCGTGATAACCAAAAACCCTTTTGGCAAGTATCTTGAAATTTATCATAGAAATTTAGACAATGTACAACAAATAAAGGTAATTATTTGCAGGATGGAGATGGGCTGTGGTGAAAATACAGTCATATGGTGTGCTGGTTGTTTGCTGTATCATTCTACATGGTGAGGAGAATTTTACTATGCATCTCTACCTGAAATCAGGGATTAAATACGACAAAGGTTCTATGCTCATTGTGATAGAGTGACATTAATTAAATGGGAGACCGTGCTGATTCATTGTTGACTGTTTCAGGTACCTTGCCTGCAATCATTTATTCAAGAGCCTGGGTTGGAGCCATAAAATGGAAGatggttttctgtgtgtgtgtgtgtgtgtgtgaatgtgaatGCTAATAGGACAAGTATTCCTGGCATTCTATGAAACTGGACAATGAgtcatttctttttctcttatatcttccctccatGTTGAAAGGGCCAGCTTGTCTCATCTGTTCTCAGCCTGGCTCTTTTCCCACAGAATATGGGAACTGCTAGCCAACTTGTATGAAGCAACTGTTTCCAGAGCCACACAAAGCTTTGTGCTCTGCTTCAAGGGAAAGCATAAGTGAACAAAGGGTCAGAATCTGAAAAAGGCACTGTAAACCTGTTAAACTACAACCACTCTATGGTATCTCATTGTGTAGAAAACCCCTCACCTGTTACAGAGACTGAGGGATGATGAGTGTGTCTCCAATTGACTGTAACTAACCTAAGTTGTTCATATGCAAATTTTTGGAGTAATAGTTCTATTGGATACTCTCCAAAATGCTGCTTTGATGACATTTTATATTTTGGCTCAAACCTAAGCGATAGTGAAGAATAAAACTTTCTGAAGACGTTACAGCCCTCACATTTAATAATTAGCAGTCTGTGGCCTAGTCTTGTTGTGAAGAGTTCACCTGCATGTCTGTCTAGCAGTTGCTCTTTATGTATGATGAACGCGAGTGGCCTCACAGTTGTCATGCAGTGCTGACAGTTAAAAGCTTTGGAGAGCTCAGGTTGGCAATCTGGCTAGAATGCTGTTGCAGAAAGTGTTTAAAGAGGCTGCTTCCCACTGCTAGAGGTGTGATATTGCCTTGATAGGATGTCCTACTGTGTTCATTAATGCTTACTCTCAAGTTAGGTGTACATATGATTAAAGTTGTAGTTTTTAGTAAAGAGTTCTTATTGTTGTCCCTTTGGTCAAGACGCAGGTTTTGCttttccttctgattttttgttgAAAGTTTTTATTTTCTCACACTGTTTGTTACGCAATAAACCAACAATACATACCATGCACAGCACAACATAATACCAAACAACCACTTACAATGCACTACAGTATAACCTTACATACTTTTCCTGGGTGCTCTTGAAACATTTAATTTCATTGTAAATTCAGCTAACATGCCAAAACTAATATACTATTCATTACTAACAGCCTTATTATACTGACCATGGAATTGTAGTATTTATGCTATATCTTTATCTTGTATCTTACCCCCTCATCCATTGATAATTTGCTCATCTATAATAATGTCTACACATCCTCTCTAATAACTATGTTGTGTACTACTAGATCCTGAAAAAAGAAAGACTGaccatttttctttctgtttaaaCAAGCTTTACATGGCATATAAGTAATACAGGTcccatttttgttgttgaattCTTCGCTGGATCTTTTGTTCACCAGATTTTTTAATCTTGCCATcgctgcatattctgctaatttg
Coding sequences within:
- the LOC130493053 gene encoding tubulin polyglutamylase TTLL5-like, whose translation is MQVGMARDLEETGSSSDEDVVVEGPEDHPCIMWTGGYRRIPILVFHAEAILTKDSYIRLIGERYRLSYKIVRTDSRLVRSLLSAHGFREVHPSSNEYNLMWTGSHLKPYILRTLTDIQKVNHFPRSYELTRKDRLYKNINRMQQTYGFKTFHVLPQTFILPAEYQEFCNSYSKDRGPWIVKPVASSRGRGVYLINSPNQISLEENILVSRYISNPLLIDDFKFDVRLYVLVTSYDPLVVYLYEEGLARFATVRYDQGTKNIKNQFMHLTNYSVNKKSGDYVSCDDPEVEDYGNKWSMSAMLRYLKQEGKDTT